ATACGTCCCCACTACATAGTGGTCTTTTTGTATCACGACTCGATAATTTCGGCTTCCCATCGGGAAGCCAGTACTTAATAACATCCATGTAAAATCCAAATGGTTCAGACGTAAATCCCCAAAAAAAAGAGCCGCTAAAAAGCGACTCTTGATTTTCAAACTATTCGAACTCGTTCAGATTACTCTTTACCGAATACGTTGTTCTCTTGCTCTTGCACACGGATGAAAGTCGTACGCTTAGTTAGCTCTTTAAGCTTTGCTGCGCCTACGTATGTACAAGTTGAACGTACACCACCAAGGATGTCAGAAATCGTGTAATGAACAGAACCACGGTATGGAAGTAAAACAGTTTTACCTTCCGCAGCACGGTACTTAGCAACACCACCTGAGTGCTTGTCCATAGCCGACTGTGAAGACATGCCGTAGAACTTCATGTATTGCTTACCGTCTTGCTCTACTACTTCACCGCCTGACTCAGAGTGACCTGCTAGCATGCCGCCTAGCATTACGAAGTCAGCACCGCCGCCGAACGCTTTAGATACGTCACCCGCACATGAACAGCCACCGTCACCGATGATCATGCCGCCAAGGCCGTGTGCCGCGTCGCCACACTCGATGATTGCAGAAAGTTGAGGGTAACCTACGCCTGTTTTAACACGTGTAGTACAAACTGAACCAGGGCCGATACCAACCTTAACAATGTCTGCGCCAGCTAGGATTAGCTCTTCAACCATGTCACCCGTTACAACGTTACCCGCTGAGATAACTTTAGTCGGGAATTCAGCACGTACTTTCTGTACGAACTCAACAAGGTGCTCTGAGTAGCCGTTAGCGATATCAATACAGATAAATACAAACTCTTCGCTAAGCGCCATGATCTTCTTAACTTTCTCGAACTCAGCTTCAGATGTACCTGTTGATACAAAAACGTTGTTCAGAGTTTTCTTGTCTGCTGTTTTAGCAAACTCAGCCCACTGCTCTACTGTGTAGTGCTTGTGTACTGCAGTCATAACACCGTGCTCTGCTAGAGCAGCTGCCATTTCAAAGCTTGCTACCGAATCCATGTTCGCTGCAATTACTGGAGTACCAGACCATTGACGACCGCTATGCTTGAATGTAAAATCGCGGGTTAATTCAACTTGAGAACGGCTTTTAAGGGTAGAACGCTTCGGACGGAAGAGTACATCTTTGAAACCTAACTTAAGTTCTTGTTCGATACGCATGGTGTTTTCCTTGATTCATAAAATTATGTGTCTCTCGCGAAATGCGTAGTAAAACCGTTGGCAGACGAGTTTACTTTTCTTCGGACACAAAAAAACCGGAGCGTTGGCAGACGCTCCGGTTTTCAGCATTATAGGTCGTGATTTAGTAACAGCAAGTCTGATATTTCACTTTTTTTTATGCTATCCTCTCAAAGATTCCATATCTGGTAAAAGCTCCCAAGTAACACTTCCCCACTAAATTCTTACTAATTAATAACTTAGCGAACCAATTACGCAAACGCTGTCGGTTTATTGCGCAATCGTTTTCCTTCATATTTCACGTAATATCGCCCTCATAAAGCAATAATGTGAAGAAAGTGCCTCGAAATCACATAAAAACCACACTTTTCTCCAACAAAAAAATGCCTTTTTTCTTAAATAAATTCGATTATTTTCCAATTTTTATCTGTTTTCGACCAAATTGGCCAATCTGGTGACGTTTTTGTTTTGCGGTCAATTGGAAAAGTAGAGTGATAACGACTCAATCTAGAGGCCAATACTCACTTGGGTTTGATAATTCTGCCCTCGCACTCCATTAAATGAAGCTTTCAAACTCAAACTTTATAAATCCAGTTTCTATTAACCCGTAGCATTGCCGCGCCGAAAGCACATTTCGTGGCTGCCCTTTCGTTCATGTAACCTAAAACATTCAGTAAAGCGCATGGAAAAAGAGAATTGGTTAACGTGAAAAGCTAGGGGAAAGATTAGATTTGAAGAATAGAAAGCAAAAAAATGGCTAAGGTAATTAACCTTAGCCATTTTTATTCGATGTTTTGAATTGTTCTTTACAAGCTATTGAGTATCGAATTAAGACAGGTGCTAATTCTTTTGAGCGCTTAACGCTTCTGCCGTCGCATCTTGAATCGACAAGAACAATGACGTGATTTGTCCAGTAGGCGAACGCATCGGGTTTAGCGTCACGTTCTGGTACATGAAATCAGCTTGTTGAGTAACAGGGCGAACATTGCGGCACTTGAACAGGTAAGGTCTTTGTGGCCATGTAATAAAGCTGCGACAACCTAAATCATAGACTGGCTTGGTTTTCAGCCTAAACCACTCTTCTGGGATTTCAGGGAATAACTCAAAGATCGACTTACCGATAGCATCATGTGATTGCTTACCGCTATGGTGAGTCATGAAGCCATTCCAAACTTGCACCTCAAAATCGCGATTAATAAC
The nucleotide sequence above comes from Vibrio atlanticus. Encoded proteins:
- a CDS encoding GMP reductase — its product is MRIEQELKLGFKDVLFRPKRSTLKSRSQVELTRDFTFKHSGRQWSGTPVIAANMDSVASFEMAAALAEHGVMTAVHKHYTVEQWAEFAKTADKKTLNNVFVSTGTSEAEFEKVKKIMALSEEFVFICIDIANGYSEHLVEFVQKVRAEFPTKVISAGNVVTGDMVEELILAGADIVKVGIGPGSVCTTRVKTGVGYPQLSAIIECGDAAHGLGGMIIGDGGCSCAGDVSKAFGGGADFVMLGGMLAGHSESGGEVVEQDGKQYMKFYGMSSQSAMDKHSGGVAKYRAAEGKTVLLPYRGSVHYTISDILGGVRSTCTYVGAAKLKELTKRTTFIRVQEQENNVFGKE
- a CDS encoding PAS domain-containing protein; this translates as MLNLPAEFEQFHWMVDMVQNVDMGLVVINRDFEVQVWNGFMTHHSGKQSHDAIGKSIFELFPEIPEEWFRLKTKPVYDLGCRSFITWPQRPYLFKCRNVRPVTQQADFMYQNVTLNPMRSPTGQITSLFLSIQDATAEALSAQKN